Proteins encoded within one genomic window of Triticum aestivum cultivar Chinese Spring chromosome 2D, IWGSC CS RefSeq v2.1, whole genome shotgun sequence:
- the LOC123052137 gene encoding flavonol 3-sulfotransferase, with protein sequence MAAIATKWTSGPVPFTDVDDGTVPKRPAKEEFGSLVAALPRKNQAGLELRLYQGFWLPDHWVAGTVVFQRRFVPRADDVILASYPKCGTTWLKALAFATMTRDAYPAPAQHPLLRLNPHDCIPFLDEIFADGQEAKLERLPSPRLMNTHMPHTLLPESVTGADVAGCKVVYVCRDPKDMVVSLWHFLRRRQPDLPFAELFEHVCDGAVAVGPIWDHVLSYWRASLARPDRVLFLRYEDLLLDTGKHVRRLAEFMGRPFSPAEEGAGAVEAVVELCSFEKMKGLEVNKKGSAGAYHAMPRDSFFRKGVAGDWVNHMTPEMATRLDEVVRDKFRGTGLAAP encoded by the coding sequence ATGGCCGCCATCGCCACCAAGTGGACTTCCGGCCCTGTTCCGTTCACGGACGTCGACGACGGCACGGTGCCGAAGCGGCCAGCCAAGGAGGAGTTCGGGAGCCTCGTGGCAGCGCTGCCGCGCAAGAATCAGGCCGGCCTGGAGCTGCGCCTGTACCAGGGCTTCTGGCTGCCGGACCACTGGGTGGCGGGCACCGTCGTCTTCCAGCGGCGCTTCGTCCCACGCGCCGACGACGTGATCCTCGCCAGCTACCCCAAGTGCGGCACCACGTGGCTCAAGGCGCTGGCCTTCGCCACCATGACGCGCGACGCGTACCCGGCGCCGGCGCAGCACCCGCTCCTCCGCCTCAACCCGCACGACTGCATCCCGTTCCTGGACGAGATCTTCGCGGACGGGCAGGAGGCCAAGCTGGAGAGGCTCCCGTCGCCGCGCCTCATGAACACGCACATGCCGCACACCCTGCTCCCCGAGTCGGTCACCGGCGCGGACGTCGCCGGCTGTAAGGTCGTGTACGTCTGCAGGGACCCCAAGGACATGGTCGTGTCGCTGTGGcacttcctccggcgccggcagcCGGACCTCCCGTTCGCGGAGCTGTTCGAGCACGTCTGCGACGGCGCCGTGGCCGTCGGCCCGATCTGGGACCACGTGCTCAGCTACTGGCGCGCGAGCCTCGCGCGGCCTGACAGGGTGCTCTTCCTCAGGTACGAAGACCTGCTGCTGGACACGGGCAAGCACGTGAGGCGGCTGGCGGAGTTCATGGGCCGGCCGTTCTCGCCCGCCGAGGAGGGCGCCGGCGccgtggaggcggtggtggagctgTGCAGCTTCGAGAAGATGAAGGGGCTGGAGGTGAACAAGAAGGGATCGGCGGGGGCGTACCACGCCATGCCCCGGGACTCTTTCTTCAGGAAAGGGGTCGCCGGCGACTGGGTGAACCACATGACGCCGGAGATGGCGACGCGGCTGGATGAGGTCGTCCGTGACAAGTTCCGCGGCACGGGGCTCGCGGCTCCGTGA
- the LOC123052136 gene encoding uncharacterized ATP-dependent helicase YprA isoform X2, producing MVLSRSVALLHLSLFLMTAWFLMMKGAKLRLEAEIGSLAIVKGEFIVLVPFTRKSAQPSPVAMPAEEQSANPPISQEVATGANSAWQDIMNDLSSIPNSTNADDALKDLYSSSTPCSGSYAEDGSAGKSPSTGCSRKRRKLCKENGNGSSDTPGVDGASKQPSMNKKSGFVRSAASSCHDKHPLGPAEMVEHLKNGLGKEGQIVHIEEIPCRRASYSELPRDLSEVMRKALESIGISRLYSHQSEAIQSSISGKHVVVATSTSSGKSLCYNIPVLESLSQDLMSCALYIFPTKALAQDQLRTIVEMKKAFHTDINVSIYDGDTPREDRLWIRDNARLLITNPDMLHVSVLPCHSQFQRILSNLRYIVIDEAHSYKGVFGCHTALILRRLKRICSNIYGCHPTFTFCTATSANPREHVMELAKLDNVGLIQNDGSPCGSKYFLLWNPPLHMKKEGGSQGSSVTRRSSPIVEVSYLFSEMVQHGLRCIAFCKTRKLCELVLSYTREILEVTGKELVDSICVYRAGYIAEDRRKIEADLFEGKLCGVAATNALELGIDVGHIDATLHLGFPGSVASLWQQAGRSGRRAKQSLAIYVAFEGPLDQYFMKSPDKLFGKPIEHCQVDSHNPKVLGQHIACAAYEHPICLQYDENHFGSTLDSIVTTLKDKGFLVNNPSGPFSSTMWNYIGPEKNPSQTVSIRAIEHDKYKVIDKLNNRLLEEIEESKAFFQVYEGAIYMHQGVNYLVEEFDLSSRTAFCRKVDVKYYTKTRDYTDINVLGGDFAYLPACKTNHLKTTAQANSCKVSTKWFGFHRICKSSSKILDTVELRLPPYSYDSEAVWIRIPRSAKLAVEERKLEFRGGSHAASHTLLNILPLHMMCGASDLGTECVNPHETRGMPERILLYDKHPGGIGLATQVKKLFGELLLAALELVSACSCASASGCPNCIQSLTCSEYNEVLDKEAAILILKGVIEHDRSYFEVKEASDRS from the exons ATGGTTTTGTCACGCTCCGTGGCATTGCTGCATTTGTCGCTTTTTCTGATGACGGCATGGTTTCTCATGATGAAGGGTGCTAAACTGCGATTGGAGGCCGAGATTGGCAGCCTTGCGATCGTCAAAGGCGAATTCATTGTTCTCGTTCCCTTTACAAGGAAGTCAGCGcagccttctccggtggccatGCCAGCCGAAGAGCAGAGTGCAAATCCACCAATATCACAGGAAGTGGCGACTGGGGCTAATTCAGCCTGGCAAGACATTATGAATGACCTCTCATCAATACCCAATAGCACAAACGCTGATGATGCATTGAAAGATCTGTATTCCTCTAGCACCCCCTGTTCTGGGAGCTATGCAGAGGATGGGTCGGCAGGTAAAAGCCCGTCAACTGGAtgttcaaggaaaaggagaaaACTATGCAAGGAAAATGGAAATGGTTCCAGTGATACACCTGGAGTGGACGGTGCATCGAAGCAGCCTAGCATGAATAAGAAGAGTGgttttgtcagatctgctgcatcatcatgccat GATAAACACCCCTTAGGGCCTGCCGAAATGGTTGAACATCTGAAAAATGGCCTTGGAAAGGAGGGGCAG ATTGTACATATTGAAGAGATTCCATGTAGACGTGCATCATATTCAGAACTTCCTCGTGATCTTTCAGAAGTTATGAGGAAAGCACTAGAAAGTATTGGAATATCTAGATTGTATAGCCATCAG TCTGAAGCTATACAGTCTTCCATTTCTGGGAAGCATGTTGTAGTTGCAACTTCAACATCAAGTGGAAAGTCTTTGTGCTACAATATTCCTGTTCTTGAATCTCTCTCTCAAGACTTGATGTCGTGTGCTTTATATATATTTCCGACGAAG GCTTTAGCTCAAGATCAGTTGAGGACCATAGTGGAGATGAAGAAAGCATTTCACACTGATATTAATGTTAGCATCTATGATGGAGATACCCCTAGAGAAGATCGTCTCTGGATCAGGGATAATGCACGACTG CTAATTACCAACCCAGATATGCTGCACGTGTCAGTCTTGCCATGTCACAGTCAATTCCAAAGGATTTTGTCAAATCTCAG GTATATTGTCATTGATGAAGCTCATTCATATAAAGGAGTATTTGGCTGCCATACTGCACTTATACTTAGAAGATTGAAGCGTATTTGTTCAAATA TTTATGGCTGTCATCCTACATTCACGTTTTGTACAGCTACCTCAGCAAACCCACGTGAGCATGTTATG GAGCTGGCCAAATTGGATAATGTCGGGTTGATTCAGAATGATGGAAGTCCGTGTGGTTCTAAATATTTTCTCTTGTGGAATCCCCCATTACATATGAAAAAAGAGGGAGGCTCACAAGGTAGTTCAGTTACTAGACGCTCAAG CCCAATAGTAGAGGTTTCTTATCTGTTCTCTGAGATGGTTCAACATGGGCTCCGCTGCATTGCATTCTGTAAAACGAGGAAGCTATGTGAGCTCGTTCTGTCTTACAC GCGTGAAATTCTTGAGGTGACTGGAAAAGAATTGGTAGATTCTATCTGTGTATATCGTGCTGGCTACATTGCAGAG GACAGAAGAAAAATCGAGGCTGACCTCTTTGAGGGAAAACTTTGTGGCGTTGCTGCCACAAATGCTCTTGAGCTGGGAATTGATGTTGGACATATTGATGCAACATTGCATCTTGGATTTCCTGGGAGTGTTGCGAG TTTATGGCAGCAAGCCGGAAGATCTGGAAGGAGAGCAAAACAATCATTAGCCATTTATGTTGCCTTTGAGGGTCCTTTAGATCAGTATTTCATGAAATCCCCAGATAAACTATTTGGCAAGCCAATTGAGCATTGCCAAGTTGATTCACATAACCCAAAG GTTTTAGGACAGCACATTGCCTGTGCTGCTTATGAACATCCAATATGCCTGCAATATGATGAGAATCATTTTGGTTCTACTTTGGATAGTATAGTGACGACTCTAAAGGACAAAGGTTTTCTGGTCAACAACCCGTCTGGACCTTTTTCTTCAACTATGTGGAATTATATTGGACCAGAG AAAAATCCTTCACAGACAGTTAGCATACGAGCAATTGAGCATGACAAGTACAAAGTGATAGATAAGTTAAATAACAGATTACTTGAGGAAATTGAGGAAAGTAAGGCATTTTTCCAG GTGTATGAGGGTGCTATTTACATGCATCAGGGTGTTAATTACTTAGTTGAGGAGTTTGATTTGTCATCAAGGACAGCTTTCTGCCGGAAAGTTGATGTTAAGTATTACACAAAGACACGAGACTACACTGACATCAATGTCCTTGGAGGAGATTTT GCTTATCTTCCGGCATGCAAAACCAACCATTTGAAGACAACTGCGCAAGCAAATAGTTGCAAGGTGTCAACCAAATGGTTTGGCTTTCATCGGATATGCAAATCGAGCAGTAAAATATTAGACACAGTTGAACTTAGACTACCTCCATACTCCTATGATTCTGAG GCTGTTTGGATACGGATTCCGCGGTCAGCAAAACTAGCTGTGGAGGAAAGGAAACTAGAGTTTCGAGGTGGTTCACATGCTGCTTCACACACACTCTTGAATATATTGCCTCT GCATATGATGTGTGGTGCTTCTGACCTAGGAACTGAGTGCGTAAATCCTCACGAAACCCGTGGTATGCCTGAAAGAATTCTTTTATACGATAAACACCCAGGTGGTATCGGCCTGGCAACGCAG GTTAAAAAACTCTTTGGGGAACTTCTGCTTGCTGCTTTAGAGCTTGTTTCGGCATGCAGTTGCGCTAGTGCTTCTGGCTGTCCGAATTGTATCCAA tcATTGACATGTAGCGAATATAATGAGGTTTTGGACAAGGAGGCGGCGATTTTGATCCTAAAG GGTGTGATTGAACACGATAGATCGTATTTTGAAGTGAAAGAAGCTTCTGATCGAAGCTGA
- the LOC123052135 gene encoding nuclear transcription factor Y subunit B-10 → MPDSDNDSGGPSNADFSSPKEQDRFLPIANVSRIMKKALPANAKISKDAKETVQECVSEFISFITGEASDKCQREKRKTINGDDLLWAMTTLGFEDYMEPLKLYLHKFRELEGEKAVGAGGVGALPSPGGSSSQQRESTPRNNGGGGEAGGYGGMYGGAGAGGSGGGMFMMMGQPMYGSPPAAGYQHPQHHHQMMTGGQGGYGYGDAGAGGGSSSSSGFGRQDRA, encoded by the coding sequence ATGCCGGACTCCGACAACGACTCCGGCGGGCCGAGCAACGCGGACTTCTCGTCGCCCAAGGAGCAGGACAGGTTCCTGCCGATCGCCAACGTGAGCCGGATCATGAAGAAGGCGCTGCCGGCCAACGCCAAGATCTCCAAGGACGCCAAGGAGACGGTGCAGGAGTGCGTGTCCGAGTTCATCTCCTTCATCACCGGCGAGGCCTCCGACAAGTGCCAGCGCGAGAAGCGCAAGACCATCAACGGCGACGACCTGCTGTGGGCCATGACCACGCTCGGCTTCGAGGACTACATGGAGCCGCTCAAGCTCTACCTGCACAAGTTCCGCGAGCTCGAGGGCGAGAAGGCCGTCGGCGCCGGCGGCGTTGGCGCGTTACCCTCCCCCGGCGGCTCCAGCTCGCAGCAGAGGGAGTCGACGCCAAGGAACAATGGCGGAGGCGGTGAGGCCGGCGGCTACGGCGGCATGTACGGTGGCGCCGGggcaggaggcagcggcggcggcatgtTCATGATGATGGGGCAGCCCATGTACGGGTCCCCGCCGGCGGCAGGGTACCAACATCCGCAGCATCACCACCAGATGATGACGGGAGGGCAAGGCGGGTACGGCTACGgcgacgccggcgccggcggcgggtcTTCGTCGTCCTCAGGGTTCGGCAGGCAAGACAGGGCATGA
- the LOC123052136 gene encoding uncharacterized ATP-dependent helicase YprA isoform X1 has protein sequence MAQEERELQVRALDGRSTAVTLAAAASVRDLKAALRGSFPPAQISNSFHLFLKGAKLRLEAEIGSLAIVKGEFIVLVPFTRKSAQPSPVAMPAEEQSANPPISQEVATGANSAWQDIMNDLSSIPNSTNADDALKDLYSSSTPCSGSYAEDGSAGKSPSTGCSRKRRKLCKENGNGSSDTPGVDGASKQPSMNKKSGFVRSAASSCHDKHPLGPAEMVEHLKNGLGKEGQIVHIEEIPCRRASYSELPRDLSEVMRKALESIGISRLYSHQSEAIQSSISGKHVVVATSTSSGKSLCYNIPVLESLSQDLMSCALYIFPTKALAQDQLRTIVEMKKAFHTDINVSIYDGDTPREDRLWIRDNARLLITNPDMLHVSVLPCHSQFQRILSNLRYIVIDEAHSYKGVFGCHTALILRRLKRICSNIYGCHPTFTFCTATSANPREHVMELAKLDNVGLIQNDGSPCGSKYFLLWNPPLHMKKEGGSQGSSVTRRSSPIVEVSYLFSEMVQHGLRCIAFCKTRKLCELVLSYTREILEVTGKELVDSICVYRAGYIAEDRRKIEADLFEGKLCGVAATNALELGIDVGHIDATLHLGFPGSVASLWQQAGRSGRRAKQSLAIYVAFEGPLDQYFMKSPDKLFGKPIEHCQVDSHNPKVLGQHIACAAYEHPICLQYDENHFGSTLDSIVTTLKDKGFLVNNPSGPFSSTMWNYIGPEKNPSQTVSIRAIEHDKYKVIDKLNNRLLEEIEESKAFFQVYEGAIYMHQGVNYLVEEFDLSSRTAFCRKVDVKYYTKTRDYTDINVLGGDFAYLPACKTNHLKTTAQANSCKVSTKWFGFHRICKSSSKILDTVELRLPPYSYDSEAVWIRIPRSAKLAVEERKLEFRGGSHAASHTLLNILPLHMMCGASDLGTECVNPHETRGMPERILLYDKHPGGIGLATQVKKLFGELLLAALELVSACSCASASGCPNCIQSLTCSEYNEVLDKEAAILILKGVIEHDRSYFEVKEASDRS, from the exons ATGGCGCAGGAGGAGAGGGAGCTCCAGGTCCGAGCCCTCGACGGGCGGTCCACCGCCGtaacgctcgccgccgccgcctccgtccggGACCTCAAGGCCGCGCTCCGGGGCTCCTTCCCTCCCGCGCAGATCTCAAAcagcttccatctcttcctcaAG GGTGCTAAACTGCGATTGGAGGCCGAGATTGGCAGCCTTGCGATCGTCAAAGGCGAATTCATTGTTCTCGTTCCCTTTACAAGGAAGTCAGCGcagccttctccggtggccatGCCAGCCGAAGAGCAGAGTGCAAATCCACCAATATCACAGGAAGTGGCGACTGGGGCTAATTCAGCCTGGCAAGACATTATGAATGACCTCTCATCAATACCCAATAGCACAAACGCTGATGATGCATTGAAAGATCTGTATTCCTCTAGCACCCCCTGTTCTGGGAGCTATGCAGAGGATGGGTCGGCAGGTAAAAGCCCGTCAACTGGAtgttcaaggaaaaggagaaaACTATGCAAGGAAAATGGAAATGGTTCCAGTGATACACCTGGAGTGGACGGTGCATCGAAGCAGCCTAGCATGAATAAGAAGAGTGgttttgtcagatctgctgcatcatcatgccat GATAAACACCCCTTAGGGCCTGCCGAAATGGTTGAACATCTGAAAAATGGCCTTGGAAAGGAGGGGCAG ATTGTACATATTGAAGAGATTCCATGTAGACGTGCATCATATTCAGAACTTCCTCGTGATCTTTCAGAAGTTATGAGGAAAGCACTAGAAAGTATTGGAATATCTAGATTGTATAGCCATCAG TCTGAAGCTATACAGTCTTCCATTTCTGGGAAGCATGTTGTAGTTGCAACTTCAACATCAAGTGGAAAGTCTTTGTGCTACAATATTCCTGTTCTTGAATCTCTCTCTCAAGACTTGATGTCGTGTGCTTTATATATATTTCCGACGAAG GCTTTAGCTCAAGATCAGTTGAGGACCATAGTGGAGATGAAGAAAGCATTTCACACTGATATTAATGTTAGCATCTATGATGGAGATACCCCTAGAGAAGATCGTCTCTGGATCAGGGATAATGCACGACTG CTAATTACCAACCCAGATATGCTGCACGTGTCAGTCTTGCCATGTCACAGTCAATTCCAAAGGATTTTGTCAAATCTCAG GTATATTGTCATTGATGAAGCTCATTCATATAAAGGAGTATTTGGCTGCCATACTGCACTTATACTTAGAAGATTGAAGCGTATTTGTTCAAATA TTTATGGCTGTCATCCTACATTCACGTTTTGTACAGCTACCTCAGCAAACCCACGTGAGCATGTTATG GAGCTGGCCAAATTGGATAATGTCGGGTTGATTCAGAATGATGGAAGTCCGTGTGGTTCTAAATATTTTCTCTTGTGGAATCCCCCATTACATATGAAAAAAGAGGGAGGCTCACAAGGTAGTTCAGTTACTAGACGCTCAAG CCCAATAGTAGAGGTTTCTTATCTGTTCTCTGAGATGGTTCAACATGGGCTCCGCTGCATTGCATTCTGTAAAACGAGGAAGCTATGTGAGCTCGTTCTGTCTTACAC GCGTGAAATTCTTGAGGTGACTGGAAAAGAATTGGTAGATTCTATCTGTGTATATCGTGCTGGCTACATTGCAGAG GACAGAAGAAAAATCGAGGCTGACCTCTTTGAGGGAAAACTTTGTGGCGTTGCTGCCACAAATGCTCTTGAGCTGGGAATTGATGTTGGACATATTGATGCAACATTGCATCTTGGATTTCCTGGGAGTGTTGCGAG TTTATGGCAGCAAGCCGGAAGATCTGGAAGGAGAGCAAAACAATCATTAGCCATTTATGTTGCCTTTGAGGGTCCTTTAGATCAGTATTTCATGAAATCCCCAGATAAACTATTTGGCAAGCCAATTGAGCATTGCCAAGTTGATTCACATAACCCAAAG GTTTTAGGACAGCACATTGCCTGTGCTGCTTATGAACATCCAATATGCCTGCAATATGATGAGAATCATTTTGGTTCTACTTTGGATAGTATAGTGACGACTCTAAAGGACAAAGGTTTTCTGGTCAACAACCCGTCTGGACCTTTTTCTTCAACTATGTGGAATTATATTGGACCAGAG AAAAATCCTTCACAGACAGTTAGCATACGAGCAATTGAGCATGACAAGTACAAAGTGATAGATAAGTTAAATAACAGATTACTTGAGGAAATTGAGGAAAGTAAGGCATTTTTCCAG GTGTATGAGGGTGCTATTTACATGCATCAGGGTGTTAATTACTTAGTTGAGGAGTTTGATTTGTCATCAAGGACAGCTTTCTGCCGGAAAGTTGATGTTAAGTATTACACAAAGACACGAGACTACACTGACATCAATGTCCTTGGAGGAGATTTT GCTTATCTTCCGGCATGCAAAACCAACCATTTGAAGACAACTGCGCAAGCAAATAGTTGCAAGGTGTCAACCAAATGGTTTGGCTTTCATCGGATATGCAAATCGAGCAGTAAAATATTAGACACAGTTGAACTTAGACTACCTCCATACTCCTATGATTCTGAG GCTGTTTGGATACGGATTCCGCGGTCAGCAAAACTAGCTGTGGAGGAAAGGAAACTAGAGTTTCGAGGTGGTTCACATGCTGCTTCACACACACTCTTGAATATATTGCCTCT GCATATGATGTGTGGTGCTTCTGACCTAGGAACTGAGTGCGTAAATCCTCACGAAACCCGTGGTATGCCTGAAAGAATTCTTTTATACGATAAACACCCAGGTGGTATCGGCCTGGCAACGCAG GTTAAAAAACTCTTTGGGGAACTTCTGCTTGCTGCTTTAGAGCTTGTTTCGGCATGCAGTTGCGCTAGTGCTTCTGGCTGTCCGAATTGTATCCAA tcATTGACATGTAGCGAATATAATGAGGTTTTGGACAAGGAGGCGGCGATTTTGATCCTAAAG GGTGTGATTGAACACGATAGATCGTATTTTGAAGTGAAAGAAGCTTCTGATCGAAGCTGA